The following coding sequences are from one Pyxidicoccus xibeiensis window:
- a CDS encoding M16 family metallopeptidase, with the protein MNTHAFRTRLAAPALMVLGLLTTPVLAAAPAKAAPAKAAPAREAPPAAAAPKPFKLPERTEFKLDNGLEVSLVPYGDVPKVALQLVLDTGNIHEKQNEVWLADLTSKLLLEGTTTRSAQQLAQEAAKLGGPLSETTSTDQTFLAIEVLSESGPKAVSLLADVIQNPRFPKEDLERVKGDLLRDLAIFKSQPQVLADEQLFRAIYGDQHPYGRYFPTEEMLKGYTQETVRAHFDANYGAARARLYVVGRYDAAQLEKAVRDAFSGWKAGPARVENVPTQQVAKSVQLIDRPGAVQSTLRVAVKALPPSHPDYVKQEVLNTMLGGYFSSRITANIREKRGYSYSPNSAITTHVKDAYWVQRADVTTAVTGESLKEILKEVDSLRKTAPSAQELKDVQNYLAGFFLLQNSSRSGIINQLRFVDLHGLPDTYLRDYVQNVMAVTPEQVRQLASTALKQDAMTVVIAGDQKVVKPQLKVLPPPLR; encoded by the coding sequence TCCCGCCAAGGCCGCCCCTGCCAGGGAGGCTCCGCCCGCGGCGGCGGCGCCGAAGCCGTTCAAGCTGCCGGAGCGCACCGAGTTCAAGCTCGACAACGGGCTCGAGGTCTCCCTGGTGCCCTACGGCGACGTGCCGAAGGTCGCCCTCCAGCTGGTGCTCGACACCGGCAACATCCACGAGAAGCAGAACGAGGTCTGGCTGGCGGACCTCACCTCGAAGCTGCTGCTGGAGGGCACCACCACCCGCTCCGCGCAGCAGCTGGCCCAGGAGGCCGCGAAGCTGGGAGGCCCCCTCTCCGAGACGACGAGCACGGACCAGACGTTCCTCGCCATCGAGGTCCTCTCCGAGTCGGGACCGAAGGCGGTGTCGCTGCTCGCGGACGTCATCCAGAACCCGCGCTTCCCCAAGGAGGACCTGGAGCGCGTGAAGGGAGACCTGCTGCGCGACCTGGCCATCTTCAAGAGCCAGCCGCAGGTGCTCGCGGACGAGCAGCTGTTCCGCGCCATCTATGGCGACCAGCATCCCTATGGCCGCTACTTCCCGACCGAGGAGATGCTGAAGGGGTACACGCAGGAGACGGTGCGCGCGCACTTCGACGCGAACTACGGCGCGGCGCGGGCGCGGCTGTACGTGGTCGGCCGGTACGACGCGGCCCAGCTGGAGAAGGCCGTGCGAGACGCCTTCTCCGGCTGGAAGGCCGGCCCGGCGCGAGTGGAGAACGTGCCCACGCAGCAGGTGGCCAAGTCGGTGCAGCTCATCGACCGGCCCGGCGCGGTGCAGTCCACCCTGCGGGTCGCCGTGAAGGCGCTGCCTCCGTCGCACCCGGACTACGTCAAGCAGGAGGTCCTGAACACGATGCTGGGCGGCTACTTCAGCTCGCGCATCACCGCGAACATCCGCGAGAAGAGGGGCTATTCCTACTCGCCCAACAGCGCCATCACCACGCACGTGAAGGACGCGTACTGGGTGCAGCGGGCGGACGTGACGACCGCCGTCACGGGCGAGTCCCTGAAGGAGATCCTCAAGGAGGTGGACTCGCTGCGCAAGACGGCGCCTTCGGCGCAGGAGCTGAAGGACGTCCAGAACTACCTGGCGGGCTTCTTCCTGCTCCAGAACTCCTCGCGCAGCGGCATCATCAACCAGCTGCGCTTCGTGGACCTGCACGGCCTGCCGGACACCTACCTGCGGGACTATGTGCAGAACGTGATGGCCGTGACGCCGGAGCAGGTGCGGCAGCTGGCCAGCACCGCGCTGAAGCAGGACGCCATGACGGTGGTCATCGCCGGTGACCAGAAGGTCGTGAAGCCGCAGCTGAAGGTGCTGCCGCCTCCGCTGCGCTGA
- a CDS encoding acetyl-CoA carboxylase carboxyltransferase subunit alpha encodes MANASGYVLDFERPLVELEKKLAALRALSASGAVEVSSELASLEKKAKKLAVEIFGSLTRWQVVQLSRHPSRPFFLDYVQHLFTDFVELCGDRHFADDRSIVGGFARFDGRPVLVLGHQKGRNTKESMERNFGMPRPEGYRKARRLMELAERFGKPILTFVDTMGAYPGMDAEERGQAEAIAVNLEVMSRLRVPIISTVIGEGGSGGALAIGVGNRVLMLENSIYSVITPEGCASILFRDAAQAPRAADALKLTAKDLSALKVLDEVVPEPLGGAHRDPAKTAEALGKALRKHLTQLADLSPEALVKDRYEKFRAFGVFSGR; translated from the coding sequence ATGGCGAATGCTTCCGGCTACGTCCTCGACTTCGAGCGCCCCCTCGTCGAGCTCGAGAAGAAGCTCGCGGCGCTCAGGGCCCTGTCGGCGAGCGGCGCGGTGGAGGTGTCCTCGGAGCTGGCGAGCCTCGAGAAGAAGGCGAAGAAGCTGGCGGTGGAGATTTTCGGTTCGCTCACCCGCTGGCAGGTGGTGCAGCTGTCCCGCCATCCGTCGCGCCCGTTCTTCCTGGACTACGTCCAGCACCTCTTCACCGACTTCGTCGAGCTGTGCGGCGACCGGCACTTCGCGGATGACCGCTCCATCGTCGGGGGCTTCGCGCGCTTCGACGGCAGGCCCGTGCTGGTGCTGGGGCACCAGAAGGGGCGCAACACGAAGGAGAGCATGGAGCGCAACTTCGGCATGCCGCGCCCGGAGGGCTACCGCAAGGCCCGCCGGCTCATGGAGCTGGCCGAGCGCTTCGGCAAGCCCATCCTCACCTTCGTGGACACCATGGGCGCCTACCCCGGAATGGATGCCGAGGAGCGCGGGCAGGCGGAGGCCATCGCCGTCAACCTGGAGGTGATGAGCCGGCTGCGCGTGCCCATCATCTCCACCGTGATAGGGGAGGGTGGCTCGGGGGGCGCGCTGGCCATCGGCGTGGGCAACCGCGTGCTGATGCTGGAGAACAGCATCTACTCGGTCATCACCCCCGAAGGGTGTGCCTCCATCCTCTTCCGCGACGCGGCCCAGGCACCCCGGGCGGCGGATGCCCTGAAGCTCACCGCGAAGGACCTGTCGGCGCTGAAGGTGCTGGACGAGGTGGTGCCGGAGCCGCTCGGAGGCGCGCACCGCGACCCGGCGAAGACGGCCGAGGCACTGGGCAAGGCGCTGCGCAAGCACCTGACCCAGCTGGCCGACCTGTCTCCCGAGGCGCTGGTGAAGGACCGCTACGAGAAGTTCCGCGCGTTCGGCGTCTTCTCCGGGCGCTGA